The Danio aesculapii chromosome 11, fDanAes4.1, whole genome shotgun sequence region TTAACAAGCCAGTTAACTTGGTTGTTATTAAGAAGTATGATCTTATGCTACATTCTTAATCGTAACCACTACAAAAAAACCTTCCTAAAAAACTATTTGATCAACTATTAATTATAAGCTGCAAATTAGtcatttattgagctaaaagtcttagttaatggtttggtaATTAGCCAAAATTAGTTGGTTTGGTTTGTAATTAGCGAGaagtgtaccttaaaataaagtgtgaccatatatatatatatatatatatatatatatatatatatatatatatatatatatatatatatatatatatatatatatatatatatatatatatatatatatatatatataaatcaaagcAGGCAAGCACATTATTTTACACAGCTAAcaacataaattaattttaacacGTTTGTAATAATTATCTTATGTTGCAGTATCTTGGGTAACAAAAACACCTGTTTAGCAGCATATCTGGTGTGAAAAATGTTATAATTGTGGACTTCACTATAGAATTAGATCATTCTAACATGCATGCGAGGTTTATTCATGATAGTTTTTGTCATCAAAACAATATGCACCACTGATTTTTGTAACTGCCTGGCAGTGTACGCgcggtagggctgcacgattagggctaaaatgagaatcatttATCATTTGTCATTTACAACATCATTACaaatcatgatttatttacaacattattagacccttttttcactggtaaaatgaaatatttgtcattatcagattccctcttgcattacattcaacattatataagctagagtagttatactgacccagtaagcatttattttcatgcacaacactttgtgtttgctatgaaagaaacaACAAatcaaatgcttgttgtaatcataactctaaaattcgatatgattatttaaatggtGTGCGCACTTTCAGTTTTACTTTTCACTGCCTTTACGCTtgtctcctgaccttgaaaatataattggctgaatcgtagaaaagctgaagtaagattgtgtgtagggtcaaatcgagattgcgatcttttttcgattatcTGTGCAGGTCTAATGTGCAGCTCACACTTGTGCCTTGACTTGTGTTTGTATAACTTGGTTTCAACTACAAGTTGTCATCACTCAACAAATAACTGAGACATTTGTCACAATCAGAAACAAATGAGTGAAAATGAGAACAAccaacaaactactgaagacgCCAAAAACAGTATCCACTACTGTTTTGTTTTGAACAagtacaaatagttttttttgctCATAACATTCGGAGGGAAAAGTGTAGACGTGGATATTTCTTGCTTGTGCTCATGTGTCAACACATGTTTTTGTTGCTGACATACACTATCAAATGTAGTGCAATTTAAAAGACCTGTATCTTTAActgcacacatacacattaaAAACAAGTTGGAAACCAggcttaaaggtatagttcaccccccaaaaaaattatttccccaccatttactcaaatttagaTGGCTCTAAACttttgtgagtttctttttttctgttgaatacaaaactgTCTGACGAATGTTGGAGAAGGCCAATACAAAAAACACAATTCAATGAAAAGTTAAACagatttggtgactaaaatatctattaaaaactataaatatCCCTTTAAGGTGTTATCAAAACAGTAATTGTTTATTGCACGTCACAGTCTTGTTGACTCGTGCCAGAACATTCCTACCTTTCACAGTTCAGTTTGTCCTCGCTCTAGTTTTGTCACAATGTACTGCAAAATACCACAGCAGCAGCTTAATTATATCTTCACCCCTCATTGCACTTCTGCTTTAATTCACCCATAAACCACACTCTTTTCAGGTCTTAAAACACTCTTGTATATTAATACTAATACTCATTTTGAACCTTAATTGTGTCTTTTCAGATGGATGATGTCATCGACGACATCATCAGCCTTGAGTCCAGCTTCAACGATGACATCTTGTCACTGATCGATTCTGGCCTGCAGCTTCCGAACACGGTAAGCTCAGCGATCATCTTCATTATTAAGGAATGTATCCATATAGCATTACGGTGAGGTTCTGAATAAAAGCCTCTTTGAGACAGAGCTGTATTTGTGGTAAACCACCATGAGCCATTCTGAAAGCTACAGTACAGCATTTCCTGAACGTAAATATACCCCCCACCACCCCTTTTAAGAGTGAGTGCTAACCAGTGCACTTATGAGGGAGGCCAGCAGTGGGGAagcataaacatataaacatgcaCTTCTGACACTTTACCAACACCTGTCAGACAGGAATGATCAGGGAGGGACAAACGGGACTGTGGACAGTAAGTACAGAGCAAGACACCGGATTGAAACGACAGCTTTTAAAGGGtttcctccatttttttttttttttgctggtggAGGAAGTAAAAGGTGAAATGAGGATAATGTTATTGCAGGAGcatgaaaggaaaggaaaggtaAAATCtcattaatcaatttatttacataaaaaggtCTTGAATATGTCCTGTTTTGAATTGAAAATATCTGtataatttatgtttttgttacatattttattcagttttataagGAAAATTCATATTAgagtaatttttgtaatattagtaatatattaaataatattgaaataatgtttattaatgatttatcaGAAttctaatgcatttttattttattttattttatttgtatttttttttgctttattgggTTCATCTGCCACTATAAAAGTATTTAAGCcagtacaacaacaaaaagacaTAATCCTTATTTCTTGTCACTTTTTGTTCAGCTTTCTTCAGCTGAACTGGCCTAAAATTATTTGTctgtaatacaaaaaacatttagttgggttaacataagatagacttcgttttctggagaggtgaactactttgtcattttctggagaggtgaactactctgtaacaaaactgtttaagttgtgccaactgaacatttttttgtctacagaactgAAATGTCtgaaagttgagtgaacaaaaaaacataatccttatttccttttgtttttttcttgtgtactcaacttttgaaaacatcagatGCACTGAACTAagatgtctgaagttgagtgaacaataaaaatattttggtaattggtactaagaaataatacattatcagaacaaacaaacatagttcaatggaaaaaaactaaacagagacaaatgttaacaaaacatttattaaacacagAATTACAAACAGGACAGgaagtaaaacaacaataacggtaaacaagacaaggatcaaaacatggcagaaCAAACAGCGAAAACCATGTAATGCTTCAcagggaaaaacaagactcagcaaagattgtttgtgaatgaggtgtctttatagtcctaataatcagtccatcatgagcttccagctcaCCAGAAACTGGTTCCTCCATTTGAATTaaagtttgagcatttgatttgtcatttaatttttacaGGATTTTACTGAgttcatgaaaattaaatatcaaatacatttgatttctcatttgagaaggcattttgatttattatttgatcttttcaggcatttgaattttcatttgAATTTGGTTAGGAAAAAACttccatatatatacataacagtTAAATACAACATAATAGTTCACATGCGCCAAGCGTTTCTATTTGTAGAGCGAACTAGGTAAATGTGAGatgaaaattcacattaaaagtctttctgcagCTGTGCCCTCCCCCCAAGAAAGataaattacaaatgaataataatttcaaacTATGTTAGCATTATTGCTgtagtattttgttgttgttgttgttgttgttgttaataataatgacattaatgttattattggtgttactattatttttgttgttgttgttgttatggttAGAAATAATCCAATTTTTAGTGAGGAGGTCTGAGATTAAACCTAAACTTAAAGTAACAAGCAAAagcttttttggggtgaacttccAAAGTTTTGCTCAAACgaatttaatttaacatattcTGACAGGATTCCAAACAATGCTGTTAAGGGGTTTGGGTTGAGTGATAATGAATTTCTAATGCATATTTTGAATAATTATGCATCATTTTTGCAAGTAGTTTTTGCATCAATTTTAGAGCTctatgaatttttttattgtcCCACAAATTCTGTTTAGTTTTGAAAGTAAATTTTCTGAATGTTTGAAATTTTTAGAGTTTGTTTAATGGTTCATTTAAATTCGAGTAATCTAAAAAGCTTGTCTGTTTATTTTGAAATCATGAAATCTAACATTTTAAGTTAAACCAAACTTAATTCAACTAGTTGTCATATTGAAGCTTGAGTTTCTGCTTACATTTTACGACAAAAGTTTCTCTCACCTTAAATAAAATGCAGTTTATGTGTACATGTCCTCATAGTGAGGTGACAGACACTGAGAAAACCATAAGCATCACGTGTGTTTTAATAGTAAACCAAAAGCCACCCTGTCACACTAAATACAGAGCATACAGTCTTTCTGTTGCAGGTTGTTCAGGTGTCCAGAGATctacatttgatttaatttagcgttttttaaagTCATGTGCATCAACAGTGCTAAACTTGGTGGTAAagcagtattttttatttgataatattGTGTTTTAGGCTGGTTTGATCATAATCTGGAGTTTTTCAAAGTGTGTTTCTGTCTCAGCTTCCAGGAAATCTTCTGGATGTCTACAACAGTCCTGGTATGACAACTCCAACCATCACAGTCAGCAACTCCTGTCCAGCAGATCTGCCCAACATCAAAAGGGAATATACTGGTAATGTTATTGTGCTCGGTTTGTCTTCTATATTCCATTATTTTCTCTCGTGTTTTGTATCTACTGTACAGTATAGGGTTGGCGGTGGTCATAATGGCGGTTGTTTTTTCCAGAAACAGAGGCCAGAGCTTTCATGAAGGAAAGGCAGAAGAAAGATAATCACAATCTCagtaagttcaaaacacacagACTTCAGTAGCAGTAGTGTATTATTGTCTGTTTGCTGTGTGATTACATCTGCGCTTTGTTTTGTGAAGTTGAACGGCGGAGAAGATTCAACATAAATGACAGGATAAAGGAGTTAGGGGCTCTAATACCCAAATCCACTGATCCGTAAGTTTCTTTCCTTCAAGCTTTTGTGTTTTGAGAAACAATACAAAACGGACTGTAGCATTGTTTGAGCTTGAAATATTTTGATCCAAAACATCTCTCATGGTGAAAAGTTTCATAAATGGTTTAAGAGACAGTCTAGAAGTACCAAAACCAATTTATTTGAAGTTTGtgatgttttattataatataaatctcaattagtatatttatataaacaactCAGTAtgatttaatgtttcaaataacatttgtaacaaaatatatcaaaatgaatgaaataatgtttCATCTTCCTTCAGTATAAcacacatttttgtgaaaatgaaAACTTTAATTACCTATAAATCTCTGATCTCTACCTTTAAAAATGatcaattcatatatatatatatgttttaaacaaTTAGAAAGGTGTTACTCACAATATGTCAGACACCTAGTGGTTTGAGGATAGCactaaaatataacaattaaaatatatatttatatacatatcagtgcttcccacaggtttgaaatatacttgcgttggtagctggattgaaacacaccatttacccacatcacataaatagttacctatatgcgacaaacaaaacatagtttcatttttaataataatcgttattattattatgacactgtttcttttcaatgggttaaagtaaaaaagactgtttaaaaagagtgatataaaaaaatacttgCTATTACTTGCTAATACTTGCTACTgctatgctattcaggagccatgtgcacccactgacaggtaaagtcTGCTTCTCTCTtttaagttcaaagcaaacttgaatgccaaagcattttattttatgtatatgtatatgtatatatatatatatatatatatatataaaataacctatgtaatatattaacatcatcaaattaataaaataatcagcgaatgagaaataaatgacagagaagttaataaaaacagacaatatttcaaaaaattatcataattgcaaaattaaaaagagtagattttttttaaataaggcaaTTGCATtaattaaccattactaatggtgaaCATATATTCTGCAGCCAGTTTGGACCAGTCATTTCGTCCTCtttgagtatatagtaaagtttttctgagtcgtttagattaatgAATGTATAATTTAGCCGTCTCGCGGCTGTGCCTTTTTATTAAAGACagtagtctttaataaaagagtaatgcaaaaactCATATGAGCTTTAGAACGCGATAGCAAAAGTTGAAATTTAATGAAATTTAGAAACTCGGGCCAGATGaaatttttaagtcccaaaaatgcGCATCTCTGTGTGGTCTGAAGAGCACCTGAAACTGATTGTTGACAGGTCTTGCGGACACAGAACGAAACTGGTAAACGAGAGATTTTCCACTATTCAATTGATCGCAGGTGTTTGGTTATACTTAACAGAtacaaaaagtgtaaaaggatgttaataatagtaaaaaaaaaaacgtgtcactaaatatacttggacAGCCGTTAATATGCCTGGGCGGCCCGTCCAAGtgaagtctatgtgtgggaagcactccATATATAACTAATATACtgttgtcaaaattattagcccttctgtgaatttgttttctttttcagatatttacctaataatgtttaacagagcaaggaatgttcacagtatttcctataatgttttttcttttaaggtcaataacatTAAGCAATGGGTTGGAAAAAAAaccttctttctgttaaacagaaactggggaagaAAATATACacgaaggctaataattcaggaggactttaatttatttaaagaacagtgCATTCAAAAAACTAGTTTGTCAACacataatatttacataaataatatttacttccTGTTTGGTCACAATGTTAGGGAAATGCGCTGGAACAAGGGAACCATTTTGAAGGCTTCAGTTGATTACATAAGAAAACTCCAGAAAGAGCAGCAGAGGGCCAAAGAGATTGAGATGAGGCAGAAGAAACTGGAGCAATCCAACCAGGCCCTGATTCTCCGCATACAGGTACATCACCACCCGGGCTTTCATTACAAAAGTCCGAAACTAAATTGCCTTATATTGCCCTACTTGCCTTATATTGTCTGTATGCAAAATGAGCAAAACATCATCCAGTTTATTTCACACAAAATCATTGCAGACGTTACATAAActcaatattttattgtattaaaggtgtaagtttttttttttaatctttttaaattttctttaatCTTAAGCatagaaataccataatatgtttccagatatttaagaaacatgcttagTAAACACTCTTGTTCATCTGAAATACAatgttgaagtcagatattctgctttgaaaatatttGTCACCGGCCAGAGCGtcttgtctttgttttggtcatttaactaATATTTGCAttatacagccattcagaagcacagaatatgcactcactcacgaaatggtgaggtttataatctaattattacatattaagcCACTTTAACGTTATcatatgtacatgctgaatcactatgcgttggttttgagtcacagttctgaagttcaatttcaaagggtttcatttattttcaagatcAGAGTTGAACTCTTTACTTCACTTTATTTCCGTATATGGCAACAAATGtcataaaatggcattcaaactcacatttttagcatttaacactgaataaagcacatggggtgtacctgaggtgatcattgtcagttttttgttgttcacCTGTAagaaataaaagccgtttctaaTCAATTTAAGgagttggttaggacaaaaactgcttttaatatgaaaaatattccttctatcgcatacTGTTGCTTTTACTTAGAAcgcgatttaaatcagcctttaggctcgctCCTGTTAGtccttaatctggcaacctgcgcttgcatttgttttgatttaggaatgcaatacctagtttaaccactgggtgtcaaacttacgtaCTGCACCTTAAAGGTGAACTGAAGCTGATTGTGTGAAAGCAAATTACTATATAGTTGAATTTAAGCGTTATTTATAACTGTAATTTTGTGTATGTTGGGATTTACTAAGTTTTCTGTTATGTTGAAATTTGTATGTGTGAGTACAGCCTGTGCTTTGGTTGATGATGGACTGAAATACTGTATATGCTATGCTGCAggatccaaaaaaataaaatcctgcaagtgtgtttaaaaaaatctcttttatagTTACATGAACAAATGCAGTCTGACACTAAAGATGGAGTTTATGTGACATTAACGTaaacaaatgacttttttttcaatatttatcttcaaattataattaaaatcattaccagtaatggtgtccatgtaaacatactcaatgtatgtttacatggacaccaatactgcTAATGATTTTAAGgctattaagacaatactctgattaagggtctaccatgtaaacagcaatttttgattaccttaatctggcTTAATCTGAAGTCATAAtcgaattaaacagaaattgaagacATGTGGAGAAtgccgattttagttgcattattgaagtgcagtacagacatgtaaacaatttaatcaaactattatcattGTTTAGGGTTTTTGTCGCGTTTTGCGACCGGATAGTtgatacacacacggctgtttgacactattctctgcccCTAGAGAGTCAGTGAAGAATTGTGAAATACGGAGGTTTTTTCCCCatacggcgtgcggtatcaaattccattaaaatgccactcttccagcagttcatgctcgcatccaatatctcgtttgtcatgggggcatgcatgataTGTTCCGgattgaaagtgaaagtgccaaactgcagttaaaggtGACAAATTgagaatgaaacacctgaaattacatgaaactccagaggaaatgtgtaTAGCGTGGTGAtccaatgatgttaatcgaattaacatgtaaaatgggatcatgacaGAAACATTCAAATTATTGTCTTTTTCAGAGTAAGACAAATAATTTgactactgatgtccatgtaaacatagtcattgtgAGCAGTAGGGTGGTTAttctaacttttaaaaaaatgagttaggggccattaacaaaacaaaaccagaacaATTTTGCCTGTACATTTACATTATAATGGCATTTTGCGGATTGAAAACGTATTTTAAGTTTTACCTTTATCGCATCCATGTAAACACCCAATACAAGAATCTTTGAAAACAGTGACGCCATGCCTGTGCAAAGTATGTGTTAGGTATATAGAAATGTGCAGTTGATTTTAAAGGCAGGTGCTAACAAACACACCAGATTTGACTACATCTTTGTCATGTAAACGTTGCCTTAGATTACTTAAATGTTTTGAGTAATCTAAATTTATCAGATTTGATGGTGTGTAACACTGTTTCAGCTACTAATATACTGCTTATTTTGccagtatataatatatacaccaGCAAGATGACATGAATGTGACCTCCTGTTGTTTGTTGTATGCAGGAACTAGAAATACAAGCACGCCACCATGGCCTCAACGCCCCCATGCCTCCAGGCCTGAACACTGATGCATCCTACATCCAAAACCAGCTACTGCAGCCAAATGCGTCTATGCAGGCCGGCGCCGGAGACGGTCAGCCTCAGAGCCACCTCAACATGGATGGAGCAATGGCACAGACTTCACCATCTCCCTTCCTCTCAGTACCTCCATCTGGCTCTCCGGCTGCTGTGGCCGTGAGTGGCCCGCTACATCTGGAGACTTTTAGCTTCACAGAGCTGGACGAACATGCCTCTGATTTGTACCCTGACGTTGGTCTTAGTGACATTCTGATGGATGACGTCAGGGGTTCGGATGTGCTCTTCTCCCCGATGTCACCCGGAGCCTCTAAAACCAGCAGCCAAGGGAGCAGTGTAAACATGGAGGACGACTTGTGACCCAACTGACCATTAGATGTATGTTTCAGTGCTTTTTCCTCATGTGGGACGCTGTGGggtttttttaaaaaggaaagttcacccaaaattaacattttaagtcCAAAGTATACTTTGCTGCCTTCTTTCTACTAGgtttgtcaaaagtatcgagttcgatactaatcggtactgaaattttaaaaacgtaattTTACAGCCAATATTTGAATGCATACTTAAACACCACTTCTTGGCCATTGtcttcacatgctcaacagaaatgaccgtgattggccatgaaggtcatcagttcaccattcTTCACTGCTGTTCGCCAAGTGTAAACAGATACATGGACGCTGGAGCATTTCAGGGTCCGTTGATCAGTTGGTTTGACTttgagctgacatacgagcatTCCGCTGATGGCTCGTGTGATCTAcgcagctttaaaacactccagtgtccatgtatctgtgtttacacttagTGAACTGATGTCCTTCATGGCCAAAACAATGATTTCAGTTGAGCTTGTGAACACAGTggccaatcagcggtgtttaaggatgtgctcaacagtgcttaaatgttagcaggatatggatgttttaaacatttttgtatcGTTTGGTACCAATCTGGATACTTTTGATAACACTAGTTTCTACTGAACGGTACAGTTTAGTGCAGTGCAGTACAGTTCAGTATGGTTCACCCTGATCAAGCTTGTGTTTCCACAGCCAACAGAACTTGGTAGGCGTTGTGAATGCCAGAAAGTTTCGATTGATGTCATTCTAGCTCAAAGTAGAAAGCTATATGGCTTTTTCACAAATTGCagcatattttaaatgtagacACATGGCAAGCATGCACAAATAGGGAGAGGGTGCAGCACGAATTGCGATTTCCACATGTTTTAAATGTGACATGAGCAGCCTTAAACAAGAATAGAGCACATACAGCAGAACCTGTTCGTTCTTCTTGGCATGTGGCTTTTTGTCACGAGAAGACAACAAGCTATGTTTGAGCATAGTTCATTGCTGCGCAcagtcattagcccctttcacacagtgataacggtaaatatccggaaaattacagattgactttaccggtaaattcaaaaaagcgttGTTTACACAGACAAAGACGTTCCAGCATTTTTctagaaaagaccattcacagatccattttaaaatattggtaaatttatgacatcattaaccagaaatgagctttAAACGAcagtgcttgtatttgtaaacatagaaggggtcgggcttttcttaatggtttcacttttatttaaagctttagcattcatgcagctgctttgtcccagagacatccaaaggcagaagcgcgaaccgcagctaaacacatttgactacattacaaattctgtggatggataagtattgtgaacaacttcgacatatggaggaacactttcgcatgtcgagatgtacataatatgtgtgtgtgctagcgctcaccggctgcttcacatgcagacgcgtcaagcaactgaagcagaggttgaaggtaaacaaacagcagtttatcataagcattttattgataatttttacagttggcattaagaaggaacatagaaatgttatctgacttacatcaagcagctaaatgtgtctggaaaaatattcaaaggcttttattttcataaacagcccCGAtgtgaatgttctgattggctggagtagacatctcacgtcagcacgttctaagTGTGAACACGCTCTTTCCAATTTTCCtgcacacagcgcagcattccggcaaattaccaggaatgttacaacttctctttttgGAAAATTACGGGAaagaatttacctgtattttctaaaagggcctgttcacacatgatctctttttggaaaattgctggtaattttccggaaaggtctgtatgtgtgaaaggtaaaaataacactgtgaaaaatgacaCTTCCTGTATTGTCGTGTCTTGTATAAACTGGtaacaattctctgtaaaccaatagcgctcAGCAACTCCACCCCTCTGTTACCATATTGTTATGCTAGGGACCATTACAAAAGAGTTCCAAAAAATGATAGACTTCGCTACTTTTAACATTGGACACAGAAATAATTGCGTACTGTATTGTTCTGTACCGAATCATACTGCTTAGTGGAAATGAGCTATTAGCACAGTCCAGTGCACGGTTTTTACAGTATACATATTTTTGAGAGCATGTGTGAACATAGGTGCTTAAAACATGCACACTACAAAACATTTTACTTGTCCAGTGCTTTTTCTTTCTAAAAATGTCCAGAACTCTAACTTAAaccaataaaaaacatttttatttctttaagttaGAGTTCCAGATATGTTTAATCACACACTCCTCAACGTAAAGTGTTCGTTGCTTTTGCagtcttcagtagtttgttgcTGATCTGTCTGTTTCTTTTCCAAATGTTAAACTGTGGACTGGTTCAGTGTTGactttttttggtcaaatttgCATGTGTAAACTATGTGTGCGTAGTACTCATGGTTACTAAAAACGTACATACTGTGCTAATGACAGAGATTGTGTCGCTGAACATTTTATATGAAGTGAAGTATACTTTGGACTTCGTTATTCCAAATCTTTTTGACTGACTTTTGTGGAACATAAAAGAAGGTATTATAAGAAATAGAGCTACAAGACTAATTGCTAAAAATCACAATCTCGTGGTTTTATTAAAACTTTGACAAGTACTATGCAAAGAAACATTCATACATAGGTTGAATGTTCATTATTGAATGTTCATACATTATCCATTGACCCAAAGAGAACAGTTGTCATCTGTAGTTATGAAACCGTTTCAGTCGTCGTTCAGTCTAATTCATAATATAGTTATTTCTGtttcaaacattcaaatgtttacAAGAGAACTAGGACAAAcgtttagaatatatatatatatatatatatatatatatatatatatatatatatatatatatatatatatatatacatacatacagaattTAAACTGACAAGAAGTTCAAATgcgtgcatgtttgtttgttgtaactAATTAACTGAAATACAGGCTGTAAAAactccgccctcttctggaaagGGGGAGGACAGTagcagctaatttgcatttaaagagacataaATACAACCTATTGTTCATTAAATGGTGTAATTTATCTCtctgat contains the following coding sequences:
- the tfe3b gene encoding transcription factor E3b isoform X1, translated to MSSRVLLRQQLMREQAQEQERREAQQQASVAQLRPADATPAISVSLPPMAARPPPAQVPVEVLKVQTHLENPTKYHIQQAQRQQVKEYLSTTLGNKVGTQTLGVSPVPHSASAPEMGPSASSAPNSPMAHLNLGSNKEEMDDVIDDIISLESSFNDDILSLIDSGLQLPNTLPGNLLDVYNSPGMTTPTITVSNSCPADLPNIKREYTETEARAFMKERQKKDNHNLIERRRRFNINDRIKELGALIPKSTDPEMRWNKGTILKASVDYIRKLQKEQQRAKEIEMRQKKLEQSNQALILRIQELEIQARHHGLNAPMPPGLNTDASYIQNQLLQPNASMQAGAGDGQPQSHLNMDGAMAQTSPSPFLSVPPSGSPAAVAVSGPLHLETFSFTELDEHASDLYPDVGLSDILMDDVRGSDVLFSPMSPGASKTSSQGSSVNMEDDL
- the tfe3b gene encoding transcription factor E3b isoform X2, with the translated sequence MSSRVLLRQQLMREQAQEQERREAQQQASVAQLRPADATPAISVSLPPMAARPPPAQVPVEVLKVQTHLENPTKYHIQQAQRQQVKEYLSTTLGNKVGTQTLGVSPVPHSASAPEMGPSASSAPNSPMAHLNLGSNKEEMDDVIDDIISLESSFNDDILSLIDSGLQLPNTLPGNLLDVYNSPGMTTPTITVSNSCPADLPNIKREYTEARAFMKERQKKDNHNLIERRRRFNINDRIKELGALIPKSTDPEMRWNKGTILKASVDYIRKLQKEQQRAKEIEMRQKKLEQSNQALILRIQELEIQARHHGLNAPMPPGLNTDASYIQNQLLQPNASMQAGAGDGQPQSHLNMDGAMAQTSPSPFLSVPPSGSPAAVAVSGPLHLETFSFTELDEHASDLYPDVGLSDILMDDVRGSDVLFSPMSPGASKTSSQGSSVNMEDDL